In Naumovozyma dairenensis CBS 421 chromosome 2, complete genome, the following are encoded in one genomic region:
- the PFK26 gene encoding 6-phosphofructo-2-kinase (similar to Saccharomyces cerevisiae PFK26 (YIL107C); ancestral locus Anc_2.264) encodes MFKRVDYSQNSSKANSLEPEHLEPTETPPELIPTPEYDSCGPLRSNSGNNMKKIASGSSSGGALSSLPSFHRRPLTDTPITSEFASPGDSHEATPEVSPKESQTELKNLLDKHNQHDNKNSKDGNETINNNSIRSFAAASTAVTSDSTSTSTATLMTDSTIVNAMTSKISYPKRRPTTIDVPGLTKSKTSPDGIISSTDYGSKLVIVMVGLPATGKSFITNKLSRYLNYSMYYCKVFNVGNTRRQFTEQKGLSEQDSKFFDPKNPESTKLREKWAMDTLDELLNYLSEGPGCVGIFDATNTTKERRKHLLEKIRKRNKYLKVLFLESICSNKDLVEKNVKLKLFGPDYKGKNPDQSLKDFRDRLKNYMQAYEPIEDSEGIQYIKMIDVGKKVIAYNIEGFLASQTVYYLLNFNLTERQIWITRNGESVDNARGRIGGNSHLTSRGDKYAKCLAKFMDKQRIAFYTRKIENESKSKEDGKLSKRKASTVQLNDFFVWTSMLTRSIETAKYFNEDDYPIKQMKMLDELGAGDFEGMTYPEIQGKFPEEFEERQKDKLRYRYPGMGGESYMDVINRLRPVITELERIEDNVLIITHRVVARALLGYYMNLDVDIIANLDIPLHCVYCLEPKPYGITWSLWEYDEEDDDFYEVPASELNTTRVKEIGLVHKERRYSVVPTAPSSSVSSTSDFLSKRPLSKSTSLNENGLVDTQSRMNKLDMLDGGGTSISTFHSRQVPNRKFEHPNPKNKLLNRQNFEIDRLNEKLSLLKTKYESTEKNNENKSSPRGTPPMTRSQSHNL; translated from the coding sequence ATGTTTAAAAGAGTTGATTATTCACAAAATTCAAGTAAGGCAAATTCGCTAGAGCCAGAGCATTTGGAACCTACGGAAACACCGCCAGAATTGATTCCAACGCCAGAATATGATTCATGTGGTCCCCTTCGGAGTAATAGTGGCAACAACATGAAGAAGATTGCAAGTGGCAGCAGCAGTGGCGGTGCATTAAGTTCGCTACCATCATTCCATAGAAGACCGTTAACAGATACTCCCATAACTAGTGAATTTGCTTCTCCTGGAGATTCACATGAAGCCACGCCAGAAGTAAGTCCCAAGGAAAGTCAAactgaattgaaaaatttattagataaGCATAACCAGcatgataataaaaatagtaaagatggtaatgaaactatcaataataatagcatACGAAGTTTCGCTGCTGCCTCAACTGCCGTTACATCAGATTCCACATCAACATCTACTGCAACATTAATGACGGATTCTACCATAGTAAATGCAATGACTTCCAAAATATCATACCCAAAGAGGAGGCCAACGACAATAGATGTCCCTGGGTTAACCAAATCTAAGACATCACCCGATGGGATCATCTCCAGTACAGATTACGGATCTAAACTAGTGATTGTCATGGTTGGTTTACCAGCTACGGGGAAATCCTTCATTACAAACAAACTATCAAgatatttaaattattccaTGTACTATTGTAAAGTTTTTAATGTCGGGAACACAAGAAGACAATTCACTGAACAGAAGGGGTTGAGTGAGCAAGACTCCAAATTTTTCGATCCTAAGAATCCAGAATCCACGAAATTGAGGGAAAAATGGGCTATGGATACGttagatgaattattgaattatttatcAGAGGGTCCCGGATGTGTAGGGATCTTTGATGCTACCAATACAACGAAGGAGAGAAGGAAGCATCTTTTGGAGAAGATACGTAAAAGgaataaatatttgaaggttttatttttggaatCCATTTGTAGTAATAAAGATCTAGTGGagaaaaatgttaaatTGAAACTATTTGGACCTGATTATAAGGGGAAAAATCCAGATCAATCATTGAAGGATTTTAGAGATAGATTAAAAAACTATATGCAAGCTTATGAACCAATTGAAGATAGTGAAGGTATCCAATATATTAAGATGATTGATGTAGGTAAGAAAGTTATTGCTTACAATATTGAAGGGTTCTTAGCTTCACAAACAgtgtattatttattaaatttcaatttaactGAAAGACAAATATGGATAACAAGAAATGGTGAAAGTGTAGATAATGCTCGGGGGCGTATAGGAGGAAATTCACATCTTACGAGTAGAGGTGACAAATATGCCAAATGTTTAGCCAAATTTATGGATAAACAACGAATAGCATTTTACACAAGGaaaatagaaaatgaatctAAGTCAAAAGAAGATGGGAAACTTTCTAAAAGAAAAGCTTCCACCGTccaattaaatgattttttcGTATGGACGAGTATGTTGACTAGATCTATTGAAACCgcaaaatattttaatgaagatgattatCCTATAAAgcaaatgaaaatgttgGATGAATTAGGGGCGGGTGATTTTGAAGGAATGACATATCCAGAAATTCAAGGGAAATTCCCAGAGGAATTTGAAGAGAGACAAAAGGACAAATTAAGGTATCGCTATCCAGGGATGGGTGGAGAATCCTATATGGATGTTATTAATCGTTTAAGACCCGTCATTACGGAATTagaaagaattgaagaCAATGTATTGATCATTACTCATAGGGTTGTCGCAAGAGCATTATTAGGTTACTATATGAATTTAGACGTTGATATTATTGCAAATTTAGATATACCTTTACATTGTGTGTATTGTTTGGAACCAAAGCCATATGGAATAACATGGTCATTATGGGAgtatgatgaagaagacgaCGATTTCTATGAGGTACCTGCATCCGAATTGAATACGACAAGAGTGAAAGAAATTGGACTTGTGCATAAAGAGAGAAGATATTCAGTAGTCCCAACAGCGCCCTCTTCCTCAGTAAGTTCAACAAGTGATTTCTTATCTAAACGTCCTCTTTCCAAGAGCACttctttgaatgaaaatggtCTTGTTGATACTCAGTCTAGAATGAATAAACTTGACATGCTAGATGGTGGTGGTACATCTATATCTACTTTCCACTCAAGACAAGTTCCAAATAGGAAATTTGAACACCCAAATCCGAAAAacaaattattgaatagacagaattttgaaattgatagacttaatgaaaaattgtcTTTATTAAAGACCAAATATGAATCTACcgaaaagaataatgaaaataaatctaGCCCGCGTGGAACCCCACCAATGACCAGAAGTCAAAGTcataatttataa
- the NDAI0B03670 gene encoding putative metalloendopeptidase (similar to Saccharomyces cerevisiae YIL108W; ancestral locus Anc_2.263) — protein sequence MEFFNLNHNEQVVSPCLTIHGKLTKKTSGAQSIQVQHPQLPPLTFPINEDFFKATVILTPGENKFTFITDKNVSQQITCYYTPLLQDQPIHLCLILAKDSPMKFDSPKDQIAKENGNDLYLAIKKLRMAGRLLQAFTNEQMLRNGFGHRTVQFVEEYTLDTEFQDNPMKKLKMRNNIKIHLVRSEKSIKEIRSHDIAQQNSKAKDAGALYGIAMDALKKYGGPFINCEKPVQAACIYMDTHWDGKLITGHAALGGGDDHIKLAIFGSHGIYSWPRSMEDVVPYFLNDTKASTTEVANDCGQCGSYWECLAITMGAFWHEMGHLLGSPHQEHGVMLRDYTVLNRSFLTKEAYCLRTKSYGAAAPIFPKEECTWHRLDLLRYLYHPSFTKPEDYNDPSFFRPSKIGGFQFSEPNFYPLGNDICRFSSQTGITVIEIICGDLALGYIEYLPVSLGGPGPQKEVVVSLSELRARIPANKLEEFKDKFTLNLIAVNSPSATYENFPSLATVTPIPMGKYGYPESIRGFKSPAHGQIGRGKETGILGINVKNVVAVRVYHGAALDGMRFFFNAPTKKNEPPAIPSRTYVDKLTKSFKANVSISNDHPSVLFGVETPNYSDVILEPGEYITGFTVKSGWWIDAVQVSTNYGRKTDMLGNKEGGGQRELFPPEGQYVLGIYGSVGNWVDSLGIVYGSL from the coding sequence ATGGAgttttttaatttgaatcatAATGAGCAAGTAGTTTCACCATGTCTAACTATACACGGTAAACTGACTAAAAAGACATCAGGTGCCCAATCAATTCAAGTTCAGCACCCACAATTACCTCCATTAACCTTTCCCATAAATGAAGATTTTTTCAAGGCAACTGTTATCCTAACACCGGGGGAAAACAAATTCACTTTTATTACGGATAAAAATGTCTCCCAACAAATCACTTGTTATTATACCCCATTATTACAAGATCAACCAATCCATCTTTGTTTAATCCTTGCTAAGGACTCTCCAATGAAATTTGACTCCCCAAAGGATCAAATtgcaaaagaaaatggtaaCGATTTATACCTAGCTATAAAGAAACTAAGAATGGCAGGAAGATTACTGCAAGCATTTACTAACGAACAAATGTTACGTAATGGATTTGGTCATCGTACTGTTCAATTCGTAGAAGAATATACATTAGATACGGAATTTCAAGATAATccaatgaagaaattgaaaatgagaaATAACATTAAGATACATTTGGTAAGATCTGAAAAGAGTATCAAGGAAATTAGATCTCATGATATTGCACAACAAAACAGTAAGGCTAAAGATGCTGGTGCGTTATATGGTATTGCTATGGACgctttgaaaaaatacGGTGGTCCATTCATTAATTGTGAAAAGCCTGTTCAGGCTGcatgtatatatatggatACTCATTGGGATGGAAAATTAATTACAGGCCATGCCGCTCTTGGTGGTGGTGATGATCATATCAAATTGGCCATCTTTGGGTCGCATGGGATCTATTCATGGCCTCGCTCTATGGAAGATGTTGTgccatattttttaaacGATACTAAAGCATCTACTACAGAAGTGGCTAACGATTGTGGACAATGTGGCTCCTATTGGGAATGTTTAGCAATTACCATGGGTGCATTTTGGCATGAAATGGGTCATTTGTTAGGTTCCCCACATCAAGAACATGGTGTCATGTTAAGAGACTATACTGTATTGAACAGATCATTCTTAACAAAAGAAGCTTATTGTCTAAGAACAAAATCATATGGTGCTGCAGCACCAATTTTTCCTAAAGAAGAATGTACTTGGCATCGTTTAGATCTTTTGAGATATTTATATCATCCTTCATTTACAAAACCAGAAGATTACAATGATCCTAGTTTCTTTAGACCAAGCAAGATTGGTGGGTTCCAATTCTCAGAACCAAACTTCTATCCTTTAGGAAATGATATTTGCCGTTTCTCATCTCAAACTGGTATAACTGTTATAGAGATAATTTGTGGCGATTTAGCCCTCGGTTACATCGAGTATCTTCCTGTATCATTAGGTGGTCCAGGACCCCAAAAAGAAGTCGTCGTCAGTCTTTCTGAATTACGTGCCCGTATCCCAGCTaataaattggaagaatttaaagataagTTCACATTAAATCTGATAGCCGTTAATTCACCAAGTGCTACGTATGAAAATTTCCCAAGTTTAGCAACTGTTACTCCAATTCCTATGGGTAAGTACGGTTATCCAGAATCTATTAGAGGTTTCAAATCCCCAGCTCATGGACAAATAGGTCGTGGTAAGGAAACTGGTATTCTCGGTATCAATGTAAAGAATGTAGTCGCAGTAAGAGTATATCATGGTGCAGCCTTAGATGGGATGCgctttttctttaatgctcctacaaagaaaaatgaaccTCCTGCAATTCCATCTAGAACTTATGTGGATAAATTGACAAAATCCTTTAAAGCTAATGTATCCATCTCCAATGATCATCCAAGTGTATTATTTGGTGTTGAAACACCAAATTATAGTGATGTTATTTTGGAACCTGGTGAATACATTACGGGATTTACAGTAAAGTCGGGCTGGTGGATTGACGCTGTTCAGGTATCTACAAATTATGGTCGTAAAACTGATATGCTAGGTAACAAAGAAGGTGGTGGCCAAAGAGAATTATTCCCACCAGAAGGACAATACGTTTTAGGGATATATGGTAGTGTAGGAAATTGGGTAGACTCCTTAGGTATTGTTTACGGTTCACTGTAG
- the HPM1 gene encoding protein-histidine N-methyltransferase (similar to Saccharomyces cerevisiae YIL110W; ancestral locus Anc_2.259) gives MSFSFGFTSNDLNDDELTDDETIAPTGSTQTTNEFVNPLDFPRLLTQDVVQPQIIDLSLMLKSLNNVRLSFEQFSSPITSYPLYRRELFDVKHQLMLESDDPNVSNTNNELTDILIGDTSEDLRKNVYEGGLKSWECSIDLVDALNDTSYKELNQFNTFVELGCGTSLPTEFIFSKLLLESTNQDITKTVILSDYNESVLRLVSLPNLLITWANCVLTAEQRVSLQRAQDENVPICEDELLLTEKLLDSFYQDMQKRNINIHFISGSWGRTFTKLLHTIIPADQNILVLTSETIYQPENLPVIAETLLDLKLSYSSIAVKEFVAAKDIYFGVGGSIVEFENYLKRK, from the coding sequence ATGTCCTTCTCATTTGGCTTCACTTCAAACGAtcttaatgatgatgaattgacagatgatgaaacaatAGCGCCTACAGGATCCACGCAAACTACCAACGAATTCGTTAACCCATTGGATTTTCCACGACTCTTGACTCAAGATGTAGTCCAACCGCAAATAATCGACTTGTCCTTGATGTTGAAATCTCTGAATAATGTTAGGCTAAGTTTTGAACAATTTTCAAGTCCAATTACCTCGTATCCATTATACAGAAGAGAATTATTCGATGTTAAACATCAACTAATGCTTGAATCTGATGATCCTAATGTGTCtaatacaaataatgaattgacCGATATATTAATTGGTGACACGTCTGAAGATTTAAGGAAAAATGTTTATGAAGGTGGATTGAAATCATGGGAATGTTCCATTGATTTAGTTGATGCATTAAATGATACATCttataaagaattgaatcaatttaatacatttgttgaattagGTTGTGGGACTTCTTTACCCActgaatttattttctccaAATTATTACTTGAGTCTACTAATCAAGATATTACAAAGACCGTGATTTTAAGTGATTATAATGAAAGTGTTTTAAGATTAGTTAGTTTaccaaatttattaataacatGGGCAAACTGTGTATTGACTGCAGAGCAACGAGTTTCTTTACAGAGGGCTcaagatgaaaatgtaCCCATTTGTGAAGATGAACTATTATTGACTGAGAAGTTATTAGACTCATTCTATCAAGATATgcaaaaaagaaatattaatatacaCTTTATTTCTGGTTCTTGGGGTAGAACATTTACGAAGCTTCTTCATACCATCATCCCTGCAGATCAGAATATATTAGTTCTTACTTCTGAAACGATCTATCAACCAGAAAATTTACCGGTTATCGCTGAAACATTGTTAGATCTAAAGTTATCATACTCCAGCATTGCAGTGAAAGAATTTGTTGCAGCTAAGGATATTTATTTCGGTGTGGGTGGAAGTATAGtagaatttgaaaattacttgaaaaggaaatag
- the COX5B gene encoding cytochrome c oxidase subunit Vb (similar to Saccharomyces cerevisiae COX5A (YNL052W) and COX5B (YIL111W); ancestral locus Anc_2.258), with the protein MANTEQEELATKLAERQKLPWNQLTPNEKQAAWFISYGEWGPRRPIHGKGDVTYITKGVFIGLAVSLGLFAFIRQFAGEPPKTMTKEWQLKSDEYLKSKNANPWGGYSQVQSK; encoded by the coding sequence ATGGCCAACActgaacaagaagaattagCTACCAAATTAGCAGAACGTCAAAAATTACCATGGAACCAATTAACGCCTAATGAAAAGCAAGCAGCTTGGTTCATATCATATGGTGAATGGGGGCCAAGAAGACCTATCCATGGTAAAGGTGACGTAACGTACATTACCAAAGGTGTATTTATTGGTTTGGCAGTTTCTCTTGGGTTGTTTGCGTTTATTAGACAATTCGCTGGTGAACCTCCAAAGACGATGACTAAAGAATGGCAATTGAAATCtgatgaatatttgaaatcaaagaatGCAAACCCTTGGGGTGGATACTCTCAAGTACAATCCAAATAG
- the HOS4 gene encoding Hos4p (similar to Saccharomyces cerevisiae HOS4 (YIL112W); ancestral locus Anc_2.257) has translation MSSPSKQAVKKRSLSNYLSNVNSRKEELERIAKEEKEKQQKLSELQKQQQQQQQQQQREQKVGSKEEALPSIDKDDILIIKKAVATPKKSQDDAREPPCSVTSPILKNIASHTDEKEEDIESKKSDNLKVTEIDPNNTQEVSGNISARGPDSESKGQSSILRSELQSILKEPELSNDLIKTEPSITTDDEHEQPHPHDNENNHVTEQEPKSEKINTKEQETLSDTETAENTPLKPKRGKLIRADKLRREHSKRRLQFGHDSDSDLSDIDEDENFTINSSVLHSDISPLKKTNNNNNNNDQTKNTNDHETSLASSPQAAAKHEPIKKIKSSKPSHVAVTKPATSKQRRGIYRDSGGRTKLAIACDKGKFETAKRLIEEEGYDVNDQDNAGNSALHEAALNGHLDIVKLLVEHDANVNIQSYEMFQDTPLFDASANGYLDVVEYLLEHGANPTLTNAKGRTACESIEEDADLDEEDRQIVKDIKHRLIVAARDWKLKNGHTTLDQNGKSDPSMSYYNNNNNINGKNNNNSMRSSSPGNTIEGETNRAQTIIEEEFLYSDVGSKEGKDKLFRAARDGNSTYVGKYLQHRGQPDFKSLMEAVKFGHEDIVSLFLAFGAQINKRGKDGMTLLMLAVGRGHLETVKLLIKNNADVTAMDSNGNTALYYAENSIIGVINPEEIALLKNDLDKSANNLIKKEVGSPKHDIGNVKAATNESLIEEIEKKREDKAMDNALNTTTEISVNDKDFTRKDTVAKSMESDSSEQEEDDEDILYINTNKRKRIPSSSTVSNSAMVNSTNIDEADKDMSAIFDNDDNNNDNDNEAAMHLKKKQKVNDVIAPKVREETPEEKEIRLKATEEYIQKRLENKKRKEQEYIDRMNLEEERRIEEKEKQRIAEEKRLAEEEKRKKLEEMRLRMEQDLQNRRSIRALYPIGLRLIDLNDKKNYMSFMPLYYIVKNQIRYVLDLQLYVLTKDESILKYEPSEKVEPEHKEQLWSLLKFIFLNGGRTDVGEDKEEDEDDKKVQYRVNFKRYDIDTRLRIETQEYDKFANLPMKWIPIDKIEIEDKDLEASIKSNMNQVALFDKKDYNNNRSNNKSSKQDICNSTKRPIMLPTKLQYRKGITDLLSKTININSSWATTKSKETQMI, from the coding sequence ATGAGCTCACCCTCGAAACAAGCAGTTAAAAAAAGATCTTTGAGTAACTATCTATCCAACGTAAATTCAAGGAAAGAAGAACTAGAAAGAATAGCgaaggaagaaaaagaaaaacagCAAAAATTGAGTGAACTACAGaaacagcagcaacaacaacaacaacaacaacaacgaGAACAAAAAGTCGGGTCGAAGGAGGAGGCGTTGCCATCAATcgataaagatgatattttaattataaaaaaagcTGTTGCAACTCCTAAGAAATCTCAGGATGATGCACGGGAACCACCATGTTCAGTAACGTCACccatattaaaaaatattgctAGTCACACTGATGAGAAAGAGGAAGATATTGAGTCCAAAAAATCTGACAATCTTAAGGTTACCGAAATAGATCCTAACAACACTCAGGAAGTTAGTGGTAATATATCCGCAAGAGGACCAGATTCTGAATCCAAAGGACAGAGCTCTATCCTAAGAAGCGAATTACAGTCCATTTTAAAAGAACCCGAATTGTCAAATGATTTGATAAAGACTGAACCTTCCATTACGACAGATGATGAACACGAGCAACCACATCCTCATgacaatgaaaataatcatGTAACTGAACAAGAACCCAAATCGGAAAAGATCAATAccaaagaacaagaaactTTGAGTGATACTGAAACAGCAGAAAATACACCATTAAAACCAAAAAGAGGTAAGTTAATTAGAGCTGATAAATTGAGAAGAGAACATTCTAAGAGAAGATTACAATTTGGTCATGATTCCGATTCCGACTTATCTGATATCgacgaagatgaaaacTTTACCATCAATAGTAGTGTCCTACATAGTGATATTTCCCCTCTAAAGAAGacaaataacaacaacaacaacaacgaTCAAACGAAAAATACAAATGATCATGAAACGTCGCTGGCATCATCCCCACAAGCAGCTGCTAAGCATGAACCtataaagaagataaaatCCTCGAAACCGTCACATGTAGCGGTAACAAAACCTGCAACAAGTAAACAAAGAAGAGGTATTTACCGTGATTCTGGTGGTAGAACAAAATTAGCCATCGCATGTGATAAGGGTAAATTTGAAACAGCTAAAAGATTAATTGAAGAGGAAGGTTATGACGTTAATGATCAAGATAATGCAGGTAATTCTGCATTACATGAAGCTGCATTGAATGGTCATTTAGATATTGTTAAATTGTTAGTGGAACATGATGCAAATGTAAACATTCAATCTTATGAAATGTTTCAAGATACACCACTGTTTGATGCTTCAGCAAATGGATATTTAGACGTTGTAGAGTATTTGTTAGAACATGGAGCTAATCCAACTTTAACAAATGCAAAGGGGCGTACCGCATGTGAatctattgaagaagatgcagatttagatgaagaagatagaCAAATTGTCAAGGATATTAAACATCGTTTGATAGTTGCCGCTAGAGATTGGAAACTTAAAAATGGTCACACAACTCTTGATCAAAATGGGAAATCTGATCCTTCGATGTCTTAttacaataacaataataatattaatggtaagaacaataataattcaatgaGAAGTTCTTCTCCAGGAAATACTATTGAAGGCGAAACTAATAGGGCACAAACaataattgaagaagaatttctCTATTCAGATGTTGGATCCAAGGAGGGGAAggataaattatttagaGCAGCAAGGGATGGCAATTCAACTTATGTTGGTAAATATCTACAGCATAGGGGCCAACCTGATTTTAAATCATTGATGGAAGCAGTAAAATTCGGTCATGAAGATATTGTAAGTTTATTTCTAGCATTTGGTGcacaaattaataaaagaGGGAAAGATGGTATGACACTTTTGATGTTAGCAGTTGGTAGAGGACATTTAGAAACAGTCAAActtttaataaaaaataatgctGACGTGACAGCAATGGATAGTAACGGAAATACTGCATTATATTATGCAGAGAATAGTATTATTGGTGTAATAAATCCTGAAGAAATAGCATTATTGAAGAACGATCTTGACAAGTCTGCTAATAATCTTATTAAGAAAGAGGTAGGGTCTCCTAAGCATGACATTGGCAATGTTAAAGCTGCAACTAATGAAAGtttaattgaagaaatcgAAAAAAAGCGTGAAGACAAAGCGATGGATAATGCGTTGAACACTACTACTGAGATTTCTGTTAACGATAAAGATTTTACTAGGAAAGATACCGTTGCCAAAAGTATGGAAAGTGATAGTTCAGAACAGGAAGAGGACGACGAAGATATACTTTATATCAATACTaataaaaggaaaagaattccatcatcttcaactGTGAGTAATTCTGCTATGGTAAATTCCActaatattgatgaagcCGATAAAGATATGTCAGCTATTTtcgataatgatgataataataatgataatgataatgaagcTGCAATGCacttgaagaagaaacaaaaagtGAACGATGTTATCGCACCTAAAGTTCGTGAAGAAACTCCGGAAGAGAAGGAAATACGTTTGAAAGCCACCgaagaatatattcaaaaacgattagaaaataagaaacgTAAGGAACAAGAGTATATTGACAGAATGAACCTAGaggaagaaagaagaattgaagaaaaggagAAACAAAGAATTGCTGAAGAAAAGCGGTTAGCGGAAGAAGAAAAGCGaaagaaattagaagagATGAGGCTTCGAATGGAACAAGATCTACAAAATAGACGATCTATTAGAGCTCTATATCCAATTGGGTTGCGTTTGATAGATTTAaatgataagaaaaattatatgtCGTTTATGCCgttgtattatattgtgAAGAACCAAATACGATATGTGTTGGATTTACAGTTATATGTACTAACTAAGGATGAAAGCATTTTAAAATATGAACCCAGTGAAAAAGTGGAACCTGAGCATAAGGAGCAACTATGGagtttattaaaatttatttttttgaacGGCGGTAGGACAGACGTTGGTGAAGAtaaagaggaagatgaagatgataaaaaaGTTCAATATAGAGTGAATTTCAAACGATATGACATTGATACGCGGCTCAGAATTGAAACACAAGAATATGACAAGTTTGCAAATTTACCTATGAAATGGATTCctattgataaaattgaaatagaAGACAAGGATCTAGAGGCTAGTATAAAAAGCAATATGAATCAAGTAGCCTTATTCGATAAAAAAGACTACAATAATAATCGGTCAAATAATAAGTCTAGCAAACAAGATATATGTAATAGTACCAAGAGACCAATTATGCTACCGACGAAATTGCAATATAGGAAAGGCATTACAGACTTGCTTTCCAAAACGATCAATATCAATTCAAGTTGGGCAACTACTAAGAGTAAAGAAACGCAAATGATTTGA
- the POR2 gene encoding putative porin POR2 (similar to Saccharomyces cerevisiae POR2 (YIL114C) and POR1 (YNL055C); ancestral locus Anc_2.254): MAPPFFPDISKNINNLLNNDFYHSTPAAIKVNTTTNNGVKFTVNAKQPVKEGALQADVESKFFEKTTGVTLTQGWSNQNRLNTKIELASLAPGLKSELITSYTPSVGAKNAKVNMSFVQPFFAAKGTFDIFKSPLFIGNLTLAHEGVVGGAEFGYDITGGTISRYALCLGYSARDYNLALSINDARITSASFYQSVSKILQVGAKATLNPQRGSNVGIEFATKYNPDPTSQIKAKINDGGLLTLSYKQDLRPGITLGVGTSLDALKLDEPIHKLGWSLTFSA; encoded by the coding sequence ATGGCTCCACCTTTCTTCCCAGACATCTCCAAGAACATCAACAACTTACTGAACAATGATTTCTATCATTCCACTCCTGCTGCCATCAAAGTGAACACCACAACCAACAACGGTGTCAAATTCACAGTCAATGCCAAACAACCAGTGAAAGAAGGCGCATTACAAGCTGACGTTGAGTCCAAATTCTTCGAAAAGACAACCGGTGTCACTTTAACTCAAGGTTGGTCCAATCAAAACAGACTAAACACCAAGATCGAACTAGCTAGCTTAGCTCCAGGTTTGAAATCGGAATTAATCACTAGCTACACTCCAAGTGTTGGTGCCAAGAATGCCAAAGTAAACATGAGTTTCGTCCAACCATTCTTCGCCGCAAAGGGTACTTTCGACATCTTCAAGAGCCCACTATTCATCGGTAATTTAACTTTAGCTCATGAAGGCGTCGTTGGTGGTGCTGAATTTGGTTACGATATCACAGGTGGGACCATCTCTCGTTACGCTCTATGTTTGGGATATTCTGCTCGTGATTATAATTTGGCATTGTCCATTAATGATGCTCGAATCACAAGTGCATCGTTCTATCAAAGCGTTAGCAAGATTTTACAAGTTGGTGCGAAGGCTACTTTGAACCCTCAACGTGGATCTAACGTGGGCATTGAATTTGCTACTAAGTATAATCCAGATCCAACTTCCCAAATTAAGGCAAAGATTAATGATGGTGGATTGTTGACTTTGTCTTATAAACAAGATTTAAGACCTGGAATTACTTTGGGTGTTGGGACTTCTTTGGATGCTTTGAAATTGGATGAACCTATTCATAAATTGGGCTGGTCATTAACTTTCTCTGcttaa